One Cyanobium sp. Tous-M-B4 DNA segment encodes these proteins:
- a CDS encoding PPC domain-containing DNA-binding protein, protein MKVVPLRLQPGDVLRQAPETWMGEQQEQAGCVISAIGSLSVAQLRFAGAAEATTIHGELEILSVSGTLSADGAQLHIAIADSKGAVIGGHLCSGSLVRTTTELVLGLLAEWHFWRDLDPATGYAELRIHSSGSWLRAGSRRSTCSYTSQATPALIPPVQSLRSSSTIDTVLAPMRRPRNRKRPSFSRRDVVEMVVGRLQRGLAQFHAVIAWL, encoded by the coding sequence ATGAAGGTGGTGCCGTTGCGGCTGCAGCCTGGAGACGTTCTCCGTCAGGCGCCTGAAACCTGGATGGGCGAGCAGCAGGAGCAGGCGGGCTGTGTGATCAGCGCTATCGGCAGCCTCTCAGTTGCTCAGCTGCGCTTTGCGGGGGCTGCTGAGGCCACGACCATCCACGGCGAGCTGGAGATCCTCAGCGTCTCCGGCACCCTTTCAGCCGATGGCGCCCAGCTCCACATCGCCATCGCTGACAGCAAAGGTGCCGTGATCGGCGGTCACCTCTGCTCCGGCTCGCTGGTGCGCACCACCACCGAGCTAGTGCTTGGCCTGCTGGCGGAGTGGCATTTCTGGCGGGATCTGGATCCTGCTACCGGCTATGCCGAGCTGCGGATCCACTCCTCGGGCTCCTGGTTGAGGGCAGGCAGCCGCCGCTCAACCTGCAGCTACACCAGCCAGGCCACCCCGGCGCTTATACCGCCGGTCCAGTCGCTACGAAGCAGCTCCACGATCGACACCGTGCTGGCACCGATGCGCAGGCCCCGCAACAGAAAGCGACCCAGCTTCTCCAGGCGGGACGTCGTTGAGATGGTTGTGGGGAGGCTTCAGCGTGGACTAGCGCAATTCCATGCGGTTATTGCATGGCTCTGA
- a CDS encoding MFS transporter — translation MDIDSLPAAQPPQLPSLGLMALAVGISVANPFYAQSLLPSVEAAFGLQGGSVLLGPMATQLGMAVGFLFLLPLGDGTERRRMLTLLAAGMALACGAVVLAPTFPVLVVSWFALGVVALIPALLPPFLTALTPEHQRGRMLGIVLSGQFSGILLSRSVSGLVAQLWGWRSIYVLSAVAMVAVALLFRRRLPAFPPAETKGYWALQRSLVQLWRANARLRRSCLTQAMLFGSFMALWSAVALHLAGPPWRLGPALIGSFGLVGLVSILAAPWVGRLVDRYGPDRIVVWGVVCTGLGVGLLGIWPSSLPALALGLMAVDLGVQGSFVANQARIYGIDPAARSRMSGQLFLTAYLGAAACSVVISMFWSSWDWLGTCAFALILVAMAFVLERQGEGVSLH, via the coding sequence ATGGACATTGATTCCCTACCAGCGGCACAGCCTCCCCAGCTCCCATCTCTAGGCCTGATGGCCCTTGCGGTAGGGATAAGCGTGGCCAATCCCTTTTATGCCCAGTCGTTGTTGCCCTCGGTGGAGGCGGCGTTTGGTCTCCAGGGCGGCAGTGTTTTGCTGGGCCCCATGGCCACCCAACTTGGGATGGCCGTAGGTTTTTTGTTCTTGCTTCCGCTGGGTGATGGCACCGAGCGGCGGCGCATGCTCACCCTGCTGGCCGCAGGAATGGCCCTGGCCTGTGGGGCCGTGGTGTTAGCACCAACCTTTCCAGTCCTGGTGGTGAGCTGGTTCGCCCTTGGCGTGGTGGCGCTTATCCCAGCGCTGTTGCCGCCCTTTCTGACAGCTCTCACCCCAGAGCATCAGCGAGGCCGCATGCTCGGCATCGTGCTCAGCGGCCAGTTCAGCGGCATTTTGCTCTCGCGCAGCGTCAGTGGTCTGGTAGCCCAATTGTGGGGCTGGCGTTCGATTTATGTCCTATCTGCTGTGGCCATGGTGGCAGTGGCGTTGTTGTTTCGCAGGCGGCTGCCTGCCTTCCCCCCTGCCGAAACCAAGGGCTATTGGGCCCTCCAGCGCTCCTTGGTCCAGCTCTGGCGTGCCAATGCCCGGCTGCGGCGCTCGTGCCTCACCCAGGCCATGCTATTTGGCAGTTTCATGGCCCTGTGGAGTGCGGTGGCCCTTCACCTGGCTGGGCCCCCTTGGCGTTTGGGCCCTGCGCTGATTGGCAGCTTTGGTTTGGTAGGCCTAGTAAGCATCCTGGCGGCGCCGTGGGTGGGGCGCTTGGTGGATCGCTATGGCCCAGATCGGATTGTGGTTTGGGGTGTTGTCTGCACTGGCCTGGGGGTGGGTTTGCTTGGGATATGGCCCAGCTCCTTGCCCGCCCTTGCCCTGGGGCTGATGGCGGTGGATTTAGGTGTTCAGGGCAGTTTCGTAGCCAACCAAGCCCGCATCTATGGCATTGATCCGGCGGCTCGCAGCCGCATGAGCGGCCAACTCTTTCTCACGGCCTACCTCGGAGCGGCGGCCTGTTCGGTTGTGATCTCCATGTTCTGGAGCAGCTGGGACTGGCTTGGCACCTGTGCCTTTGCATTGATCCTGGTCGCCATGGCGTTTGTTCTGGAGCGTCAAGGCGAGGGAGTGTCCCTACACTAG